One Paraburkholderia aromaticivorans genomic region harbors:
- a CDS encoding TagK domain-containing protein → MPEDMHLAGGAVDDPLDACEYDAENSIDEDFRGTNAIFGLIGGALGSANGESRRERDGAGNGANDLIETLHEQYRRVLDDPRASLANGWEEQSAFSAGRHPPSHYEASAGTQAPHIGSIEALLSGARFMEDAFGPLAAAQEADLAAPEPVPEILGLFAPEEYLAAAARRARALPPALARREHHTLGLDSPLPAPHSMTHKDAR, encoded by the coding sequence TTGCCGGAAGACATGCACCTCGCAGGCGGGGCAGTCGACGATCCACTGGACGCCTGCGAATACGATGCCGAGAACAGCATCGACGAAGATTTTCGTGGCACTAACGCGATATTCGGCCTGATCGGCGGCGCCCTGGGCTCTGCAAATGGCGAATCGCGACGTGAACGGGACGGGGCAGGGAACGGTGCCAACGATCTGATCGAGACGCTGCACGAGCAGTATCGCCGCGTGCTTGATGATCCGCGGGCCTCGCTTGCCAACGGTTGGGAAGAACAGTCGGCGTTTTCGGCGGGACGGCACCCGCCTTCGCACTACGAAGCGTCAGCGGGTACCCAGGCGCCGCACATCGGGTCGATCGAGGCACTGCTGTCCGGCGCGCGCTTCATGGAGGACGCCTTCGGCCCGCTCGCCGCGGCCCAAGAGGCTGACTTGGCGGCACCGGAGCCGGTCCCGGAAATCCTGGGTCTTTTCGCGCCGGAGGAATATCTCGCCGCGGCAGCGCGGCGAGCGCGCGCGTTGCCGCCTGCGCTTGCGCGGCGCGAGCACCACACGTTGGGCCTCGACAGTCCATTGCCGGCCCCCCATTCAATGACACACAAAGACGCTCGATGA
- a CDS encoding type VI secretion system accessory protein TagJ, with protein sequence MNAQPSRNNPNSRFGPVCEVGTAGRYQWLPFSGLAAWKVKRPATLLDLVWAPCTWTLLDGTTVCGFMPARYPGAEDVKGDSGERGAIRLGRKTEWLESGATGVIAHGWKIWATSAGDLSLFELAGCELNNSASKYESNQQGGSNGHA encoded by the coding sequence ATGAACGCGCAGCCATCCCGCAACAACCCGAATTCGCGCTTCGGACCAGTCTGCGAAGTGGGGACCGCAGGACGCTACCAGTGGTTGCCGTTTTCAGGCCTTGCCGCGTGGAAGGTCAAGCGTCCAGCCACGCTCCTCGACCTCGTCTGGGCACCGTGCACGTGGACACTGCTCGACGGCACCACGGTTTGCGGCTTCATGCCGGCGCGTTACCCTGGCGCGGAGGATGTGAAGGGTGACAGCGGCGAGCGCGGTGCCATCCGTCTGGGCCGCAAGACAGAATGGCTGGAATCCGGCGCGACCGGTGTGATTGCCCATGGCTGGAAAATATGGGCGACCAGTGCGGGAGACTTAAGTCTCTTCGAGCTTGCTGGTTGCGAATTGAATAACAGCGCGAGCAAGTACGAATCGAACCAGCAGGGCGGCTCAAATGGACACGCTTAA
- the tssE gene encoding type VI secretion system baseplate subunit TssE has translation MDTLKLASKAMRGDVRSVRDGGATPRRANAHLLPTLLDRLRDDAPQRQTEAPSEYAVTRAQMRDIVQRDLAFLLNTTSIEDLIDRKRHPHAASSTVNFGVPPLAGAFTATRKWEDIEKIIRAAISEFEPRLISDSLSIAPLAGVDADVHYNVLAFEIRCMIRMDPYPLEFMVQSSLDLETSQLNVTGMRAG, from the coding sequence ATGGACACGCTTAAGCTGGCGTCGAAGGCCATGCGCGGCGACGTGCGATCAGTTCGTGATGGCGGCGCCACGCCTCGACGTGCAAACGCGCACCTGCTGCCGACTTTGCTCGACCGCCTGCGTGACGATGCTCCACAGAGGCAGACTGAAGCGCCGAGTGAATACGCGGTGACCCGCGCACAGATGCGCGACATCGTGCAGCGCGACCTGGCCTTCCTGCTCAACACGACCAGCATCGAGGACCTGATCGATCGCAAGCGACATCCGCACGCGGCTTCGTCGACCGTAAATTTCGGCGTGCCGCCGCTGGCGGGCGCGTTCACGGCAACGCGCAAGTGGGAAGACATCGAGAAGATCATCCGCGCTGCGATTAGCGAGTTCGAACCGCGGCTGATCTCCGATTCGCTCAGCATTGCGCCGCTCGCGGGAGTCGATGCGGACGTTCACTACAACGTGCTGGCATTCGAGATCCGCTGCATGATCCGCATGGATCCCTATCCGCTCGAATTCATGGTGCAGAGTTCGCTCGATCTCGAAACGAGCCAGTTGAACGTCACCGGAATGCGCGCGGGCTGA